From Dasypus novemcinctus isolate mDasNov1 chromosome 8, mDasNov1.1.hap2, whole genome shotgun sequence, the proteins below share one genomic window:
- the SAPCD2 gene encoding suppressor APC domain-containing protein 2, whose protein sequence is MAGATMSAPGPAPDPAPGTEGLPRAFLQSLRTLFDILDDRRRGYVHLREIESRWHGADARELPRGVLDGLRRAAPASGYLTFERFVAGLRTSLPSAGPRGPPRAPSRGFCPAAPGDRPPAPPLPPHLVFAPADEPRTVLERKPLPPGARPPPAGPGGPSRNLEKLGGPPEQEPERPQGAARERGSSADAGAAAHRPPEAGAREARRPRGERRRHTVPNGVDCDLLKQLKELEQEQEVLLQGLEMMAQGRDWYQQQLQRVQERQHRLGLSRGGSDSGAEGSPRPLGQLLPKVQEVARCLGELLAAACAGVPVLALDLQAPPSSGPPGPALALSSPSARGWQQQTIFMLKEQNRLLTKEVTDKSERITQLEQEKSALIKQLFEARSQQDAGPLDSTFI, encoded by the exons ATGGCCGGTGCGACGATGTCCGCGCCGGGCCCCGCGCCGGACCCCGCGCCGGGCACCGAGGGGCTGCCGCGCGCCTTCCTGCAGAGCCTGCGCACGCTCTTCGACATCCTGGACGACCGACGGCGCGGCTACGTGCACCTGCGCGAGATCGAGTCCCGGTGGCACGGCGCCGACGCGCGGGAGCTGCCCCGCGGCGTGCTCGACGGCCTGCGCCGCGCCGCCCCGGCCAGCGGCTACCTGACTTTCGAGCGCTTCGTGGCCGGCCTGCGTACCTCGCTGCCCAGCGCCGGCCCGCGGGGCCCGCCGCGCGCCCCGTCCCGGGGGTTCTGCCCCGCGGCGCCCGGCGACCGGCCGCCAGCGCCCCCGCTGCCGCCCCACCTGGTCTTTGCGCCCGCCGACGAGCCGCGGACGGTGTTGGAGAGGAAGCCGCTGCCCCCGGGCGCGCGCCCCCCGCCGGCTGGCCCCGGCGGCCCCTCCCGGAACCTGGAGAAGCTGGGCGGGCCTCCCGAGCAGGAACCCGAGCGGCCCCAGGGCGCGGCGCGGGAGCGGGGCTCGAGCGCGGACGCAG GTGCCGCTGCCCACAGGCCCCCGGAGGCCGGTGCACGGGAGGCCCGGCGGCCCCGAGGCGAGCGCCGCAGGCACACGGTCCCCAACGGCGTTGACTGTGACCTG CTGAAGCAGCTGAAGGAgctggagcaggagcaggaggtgCTGCTGCAGGGCCTGGAGATGATGGCGCAGGGCCGGGACTGGTACCAGCAGCAGCTGCAGCGCGTGCAGGAGCGGCAGCACCGCCTGGGTCTGAGCAGGGGCGGCTCT GACTCGGGGGCTGAGGGCAGTCCCCGCCCCCTGGGGCAGCTGCTGCCCAAAGTACAGGAGGTGGCCCGGTGCCTGGGGGAGCTGCTGGCCGCGGCCTGTGCCGGGGTGCCCGTGCTGGCCCTCGACCTGCAGGCCCCGCCCTCCTCAGGCCCCCCCGGCCCCGCTCTGGCGCTGTCCTCGCCCTCGGCCCGCGGCTGGCAGCAGCAAACCATCTTCATGCTGAAGGAGCAGAACCGGCTCCTCACCAAG GAGGTGACCGACAAGAGCGAGCGCATCACCCAGCTGGAGCAGGAGAAGTCGGCGCTCATCAAGCAGCTGTTCGAGGCACGCAGCCAGCAGGACGCCGGCCCCCTGGACTCCACCTTCATCTAG
- the UAP1L1 gene encoding LOW QUALITY PROTEIN: UDP-N-acetylhexosamine pyrophosphorylase-like protein 1 (The sequence of the model RefSeq protein was modified relative to this genomic sequence to represent the inferred CDS: deleted 1 base in 1 codon), with amino-acid sequence MASERDVRARLQRAGQEHLLRFCAELAPGPRAALLAELAALEPEALREHCRRAAAAGTDAPGPPPFPAARLRPLPPERVGSASRCDPETRRRWEEEGFRQIALNKVAVLLLAGGQGTRLGVAYPKGMYRVGLPSQKTLYQLQAERIRRVEQLASARHGNPCTVPWYIMTSEFTLGPTAAFFREHSFFHLDPANVVMFEQRLLPAVSFDGQAILERKDKVAMAPDGNGGLYRALADHQILEDMARRGVEFVHVYCVDNILVRLADPVFIGFCVLQGADCGAKVVEKACAEEPVGVVCQVDGVPQVVEYSELSPETASLRALDGGLLYGAGNICNHFFTRGFLQTISREFEPLLQPHVAIKKVPYVDEEGNLVKPLKPNGIKMEKFVFDVFPFARNFVAFEVLREEEFSPLKNGDAAPMDNPSTARQALLAQHYRWALQAGARFLDAQGAPLPELPGLPGTQDPPATCEISPLVSYSGEGLEAYLRKREFQSPLILDVDQARALLLQGPGSPALPTPGSTLGPAGPGCSLEGSE; translated from the exons ATGGCCTCCGAGCGGGACGTGCGCGCGCGGCTGCAGCGCGCCGGCCAGGAGCACCTCCTGCGCTTCTGCGCCGAGCTGGCGCCGGGGCCGCGGGCCGCGCTCCTGGCCGAGCTGGCCGCGCTGGAGCCCGAGGCGCTGCGCGAGCACTGCCGGCGCGCGGCCGCGGCCGGCACGGACGCCCCCGGCCCGCCGCCCTTCCCGGCCGCGCGCCTGCGGCCGCTG CCCCCCGAGCGCGTGGGCAGCGCGAGTCGCTGCGACCCCGAGACGCGCCGGCGCTGGGAAGAGGAAG GTTTCCGCCAGATCGCCCTGAACAAGGTGGCTGTgctgctgctggccggtggccAGGGCACCCGTCTGGGCGTGGCTTACCCCAAGGGCATGTACCGTGTGGGGCTGCCCAGCCAGAAGACCCTGTACCAGCTGCAGGCCGAGCGGATCCGGCGCGTGGAGCAGCTGGCCAGCGCGCGCCACGGGAACCCCTGCACCGTGCCCTG GTACATCATGACCAGCGAGTTCACGCTGGGGCCCACCGCCGCCTTCTTCCGGGAGCACAGCTTCTTCCACCTGGACCCCGCCAACGTCGTCATGTTCGAGCAGCGCCTGTTGCCTGCGGTGAGCTTTGACGGTCAGGCCATCCTGGAGCGGAAAGACAAGGTCGCCATGGCCCCAG ATGGCAACGGGGGCCTGTACCGCGCCCTGGCCGACCACCAGATCCTGGAGGACATGGCTCGCCGCGGCGTGGAGTTCGTGCATGTGTACTGCGTGGACAACATCCTGGTGCGGCTGGCAGACCCCGTCTTCATCGGCTTCTGCGTGCTGCAGGGCGCCGACTGTGGTGCCAAG GTGGTGGAGAAGGCCTGCGCCGAGGAGCCCGTGGGCGTGGTGTGCCAGGTGGACGGGGTCCCGCAGGTGGTGGAGTACAGCGAGCTCAGCCCTGAGACCGCCAGCCTGCGGGCGCTGGACGGGGGTCTGCTGTATGGTGCAGGCAACATTTGCAACCACTTCTTCACCCGAGGCTTTCTCCAGACCATCTCCAG ggAATTTGAGCCCTTGCTGCAGCCACACGTGGCTATCAAGAAGGTCCCGTACGTGGACGAGGAGGGAAATCTGGTAAAGCCTCTGAAACCGAACGGGATAAAGATGGAGAAGTTTGTGTTCGACGTGTTCCCGTTTGCAAG GAACTTTGTGGCCTTTGAGGTGCTGCGGGAGGAGGAGTTCTCCCCGCTGAAGAATGGGGACGCCGCGCCCATGGACAACCCCTCCACGGCCCGGCAGGCCCTGCTGGCGCAGCACTACCGCTGGGCTCTGCAGGCGGGCGCCCGCTTCCTGGACGCGCAGGGGGCCCCACTCCCCGAGCTGCCTGG CCTGCCCGGAACCCAGGACCCTCCGGCCACCTGTGAGATCTCGCCCTTGGTGTCTTATTCTGGAGAG GGCCTGGAGGCGTACCTGCGCAAGAGGGAGTTCCAGTCCCCCCTCATCCTGGACGTGGATCAGGCCAGGGCGCTGCTACTCCAGGGTCCTGGCTCGCCAGCCTTGCCTACTCCAGGGTCCACGCTGGGGCCCGCAGGGCCAGGATGCAGCTTGGAGGGTTCAGAGTAG